GAAGTGTGTCCAGAACGGTAAGAAAGGATTCAAGAGGGCAATGGAGCAGACCCTCTTCGGGTTCCACGCCTAAAAACCGCACATCAATAAAGGTAACTCCGTGCCCCCTTCGATTCCAGTATGTCTGGAGCTCCTCTGGATCCAGTTCCGGAACCGAAGGATCGGGCCGGTAATGAATTGTCGCTTCCCCTGTCGGAACCACGGAGCCGCCTGCCTCTTTCCATCCTGCCATGCCGCCGGTCAGAACGAAGACGGGGTGGCGCGCCCATGCAGGACCGCGGGTTAACCAGGGAAGAGCTTTCTCCGCCGCTAACCGGGCGGAAGGGTCATCGGCTGTCTCGCCGACAAAGATCACCGGTAGAGTGGAAACAAGATCCTTGAAGAACCTGAACGTCAGCTGATCGAACGGAATCCTGGCCGCGCCGGGAAGGGATGTTTGCTTTTCTCCGCTGATGTCCCGTACGTCCACAATGGCAACAGGAACCTGCCTGGCGACAAGGGATGCCAGAAATTTCGGCTCCATTTCGATGTGTTGCCTGTGACTGTCCCATCCAACTTTCCAACCTTCAAGACCGTCTACCAGAATCCTGACATCCGAGTACCCCTGTGCCGTGAGCAGGCGAAGAAGACGGTGGCTTGATTCGTCCCTGGCGTCCGATCCATAGACAACAAGGGGAGTCTCCTTCCCTGCAGGAAGTACGGCATGGTCAGGTGTAAACATCATTACGGGCAGGGAAAGCGCTCCCGGGAGATGGCCGGCGGAAAAATGATCCGCGGACCGGGCATCCAGTACGATCAGGCCCTTTTTATTTCTCATGGTTTCCACGTCTCTTGCGAGGATTGTATACCCGGGATCAATCGACAGGAGCGGTCTCCGCACAACAACCGCCGCGGTTTCCACTCCCCTGCTTTTTCCACTTGTTTCTACCAGAATCGTCTCCCCCTTCGTCAGTTCCGATGCGGCCAGAAAATCCGCCAGCGATGCTGTATCCGGCAGGTAAACTATGACTTCGGATATTCCCGTGTCGATCACGATAAAGGGTCCCGCTGCGACCAGAACGTGTCCCTTTATCTCCTCACCGTATAGTGGGGAAATAAAGAAAGCCAGGAGTAGGATCAAGGATCTCATGTTTCTATGATAGCCCTAATCACAGGATACAGGAAGGTTCAATCCGTCCACAGAGTCGCAGGAAATTTCCCGCTTAATAGTCCAGAGGCCTTGCCCGGTTGTCGTTCACCCCGGATCTGCCTGCAAGATGGTTCGTGCAGGCGCCCCAGTTGTCGGCTGCGTTGATTGTGTAGCAGCCGCCGGCACTGGCTACCTCCCAGTCTCCCTCACTGGAATACTTGTTGCCCTTATTCTCGTTGGGGGTATACCAGCGCATCGAACCACCCGTTCCCATGAACCGGTACATCTTCGTCGCCGTGCCAGTTTTATAGGTGTTGTAGGAACCGTTGGTTCCGTGGATCATCCCGAAACTGAGTCCTCCATGACATCCAAGACAGGTGATCTGCGTATTGTTGCCACCATCGTCTCCCAGAAAGGCGATGTCGCCCTGGTCGATGTTGTCGCATCG
The Thermoanaerobaculia bacterium genome window above contains:
- a CDS encoding rhodanese-like domain-containing protein; protein product: MRSLILLLAFFISPLYGEEIKGHVLVAAGPFIVIDTGISEVIVYLPDTASLADFLAASELTKGETILVETSGKSRGVETAAVVVRRPLLSIDPGYTILARDVETMRNKKGLIVLDARSADHFSAGHLPGALSLPVMMFTPDHAVLPAGKETPLVVYGSDARDESSHRLLRLLTAQGYSDVRILVDGLEGWKVGWDSHRQHIEMEPKFLASLVARQVPVAIVDVRDISGEKQTSLPGAARIPFDQLTFRFFKDLVSTLPVIFVGETADDPSARLAAEKALPWLTRGPAWARHPVFVLTGGMAGWKEAGGSVVPTGEATIHYRPDPSVPELDPEELQTYWNRRGHGVTFIDVRFLGVEPEEGLLHCPLESFLTVLDTLPRDGLYIIFCQAGERARIAAEIMNRNGYSALFTRLQPPLP